Proteins from a single region of Diaphorobacter limosus:
- a CDS encoding energy transducer TonB, with the protein MSLSDRYAPSTGLSRNAVIALSVVTLHVAALWALQSGLMRKAAEIIIPAEVLSEFLTPQPPAPPAPPTPPAPPPPKPAPPKPSPTPPKPRVAKPTPAPEPMPVAIADPTPAPAAPVGVVEPQPAAKPVEAPVAAAPAPAAPPAPAIVQPSSDASHLNNPKPVYPAVSKRLGEQGKIVLRVLIGADGIPQKVEIKQSSGFERLDRQAVDTVTRWRFVPGTRNGVPEAMWYLQPINFVLQQ; encoded by the coding sequence ATGTCGCTTTCAGATCGCTATGCCCCGTCCACCGGACTGAGCCGCAACGCCGTGATTGCGCTGTCCGTCGTGACCCTGCATGTGGCGGCGCTATGGGCCTTGCAGTCCGGCCTGATGCGCAAGGCGGCGGAGATCATCATCCCGGCCGAGGTCTTGAGCGAATTCCTCACGCCCCAGCCGCCAGCCCCGCCCGCGCCACCGACACCACCTGCGCCGCCCCCGCCCAAGCCCGCGCCCCCGAAGCCGTCACCGACGCCGCCCAAGCCGCGCGTGGCCAAGCCGACACCCGCGCCCGAGCCCATGCCGGTGGCCATTGCCGACCCCACGCCGGCACCCGCCGCCCCCGTGGGCGTGGTCGAGCCACAACCTGCGGCAAAGCCCGTCGAGGCGCCCGTGGCCGCCGCCCCGGCGCCCGCGGCCCCGCCCGCTCCGGCCATCGTTCAGCCCAGCAGCGACGCCAGCCACCTGAACAACCCCAAGCCGGTCTACCCCGCCGTGAGCAAGCGCCTGGGCGAACAGGGCAAGATCGTGCTGCGCGTGCTGATCGGTGCCGACGGCATTCCGCAAAAGGTCGAGATCAAGCAGTCCAGCGGCTTCGAGCGCCTGGACCGCCAGGCCGTGGACACGGTCACGCGCTGGCGCTTCGTGCCCGGCACGCGCAACGGCGTGCCCGAGGCCATGTGGTACCTGCAACCCATCAACTTCGTTCTCCAACAATAG
- a CDS encoding MotA/TolQ/ExbB proton channel family protein → MESQFGIANVWIQGDLVTRAVALLLLGMSLASWIVILIKALDIIKYQKHARLARDFWHSEDFAAGLTKLGADPSNPFRHLALEGREATAHHRNTQAHLHDSLDVSDWVTRCLRNCIDEFTARLQSGLAILASVGSTAPFIGLFGTVWGIYHALVAIGASGQSTIDKVAGPIGEALIMTALGLAVAIPAVLGYNALVRGNKTILGSLNSFAHDLHAYFVTGARVTVQGDAPARVLPIKKG, encoded by the coding sequence ATGGAATCGCAATTTGGCATCGCCAACGTCTGGATACAGGGGGATTTGGTCACCCGCGCCGTCGCCCTGCTGCTGCTGGGCATGTCGCTGGCCTCGTGGATCGTCATCCTCATTAAGGCGCTGGACATCATCAAATACCAGAAGCACGCCCGCCTGGCGCGCGACTTCTGGCACAGCGAGGACTTTGCCGCCGGCCTGACCAAGCTGGGCGCCGACCCGAGCAACCCGTTTCGCCACCTGGCACTGGAGGGGCGCGAGGCCACGGCACACCACCGCAACACCCAGGCGCATCTGCACGACAGCCTGGACGTGAGCGACTGGGTGACGCGCTGCCTGCGCAACTGCATCGACGAGTTCACCGCCCGTCTGCAATCGGGCCTGGCCATCCTGGCGTCGGTGGGCTCCACGGCGCCCTTCATCGGCCTGTTCGGCACCGTCTGGGGCATCTACCACGCGCTGGTGGCCATTGGCGCCTCGGGCCAGTCCACCATTGACAAGGTAGCCGGCCCGATTGGCGAGGCGCTGATCATGACCGCCCTGGGCCTGGCCGTGGCCATCCCGGCGGTGCTGGGCTACAACGCCCTGGTGCGCGGCAACAAGACCATTCTGGGCAGCCTGAACAGTTTTGCGCACGACCTGCACGCCTATTTCGTGACCGGCGCGCGCGTCACGGTGCAGGGCGATGCCCCGGCCCGCGTGCTGCCCATCAAGAAAGGCTGA
- a CDS encoding biopolymer transporter ExbD: protein MAFGTQDDADEVMNEINMTPLVDVMLVLLIIFIITVPVMKHAVPVDLPRASNEREVIKPETIRLSVTADGKYHWNETTISDEELEPRLQAEAQKDPQPDLHIRGDKDVRYERVAQAMSAAQRAGVRKIGFVTDPAQ, encoded by the coding sequence ATGGCCTTCGGTACCCAGGACGACGCCGATGAGGTGATGAACGAGATCAACATGACGCCGCTGGTGGACGTCATGCTGGTGCTGCTCATCATCTTCATCATCACCGTGCCCGTCATGAAACACGCCGTGCCGGTCGATCTGCCACGCGCCAGCAACGAGCGCGAGGTGATCAAGCCCGAGACCATACGCCTGTCGGTGACGGCGGACGGCAAGTACCACTGGAACGAAACCACCATCAGCGACGAGGAGCTGGAGCCACGCCTGCAGGCCGAGGCGCAGAAAGACCCACAGCCGGACCTGCACATCCGCGGCGACAAGGACGTGCGCTATGAACGCGTGGCCCAGGCCATGTCGGCCGCGCAGCGCGCCGGCGTGCGCAAGATCGGCTTCGTGACCGACCCGGCGCAATAA
- the hemP gene encoding hemin uptake protein HemP: MQLSLTAHTTAPRSRLFAHGDVGRSEASEHLPAAVTALDSNNLLRGRKAVTIVHNGASYRLQATKLGKLILTK; the protein is encoded by the coding sequence ATGCAGCTCAGCCTGACCGCACACACCACAGCACCGCGCTCACGCCTCTTTGCCCATGGTGACGTGGGTCGATCCGAAGCCTCGGAACATCTGCCGGCAGCTGTCACAGCACTGGACAGCAACAACCTGCTGCGCGGCCGCAAGGCGGTGACCATAGTGCACAACGGCGCCAGCTACCGTCTGCAGGCCACCAAGCTGGGCAAGCTGATACTGACCAAATAG
- a CDS encoding heme-binding protein: protein MKTKPELELADLKLIAAAAEAEALKNHWAVTIAIVDDGGHLLWLQRLDGAPAISAHIAPAKAHTAALGRRESKGYEDVINGGRTSFLSAPTVQGMLEGGVPIMKDGQCLGAVGVSGVKSSEDAQIARAGIAAIGL from the coding sequence ATGAAAACCAAGCCCGAGCTTGAACTCGCCGACCTGAAGCTCATCGCCGCTGCCGCAGAGGCCGAGGCGCTGAAGAACCACTGGGCCGTGACCATTGCCATCGTGGACGATGGCGGCCACCTGCTGTGGCTGCAGCGCCTGGATGGTGCGCCCGCCATTTCCGCCCACATCGCGCCGGCCAAGGCGCACACGGCCGCCCTGGGCCGCCGCGAGAGCAAGGGCTACGAGGATGTGATCAATGGTGGCCGTACCTCGTTTCTGAGCGCGCCCACGGTGCAGGGCATGCTCGAGGGCGGCGTGCCCATCATGAAGGACGGTCAGTGCCTGGGCGCCGTGGGCGTGAGCGGCGTCAAGTCCAGCGAGGACGCGCAGATTGCACGCGCCGGCATCGCGGCCATCGGTCTGTAA
- a CDS encoding Bax inhibitor-1/YccA family protein, with the protein MNTQVTQIRTGGYGISQEERNRVLRNTYWLLALSLLPTVLGAWLGVATGITESLRGGLGLIVFVGGAFGFMFAIEKTKNSAAGVAVLLGFTFFMGLMLSRMIGMVLGFKNGTDLIMTAFAGTAGVFFVMASLATVIKRDLSGMGKWLFVGALVLMVGAIVNVFVGSSAGMMAISVAAIGIFSAYMLYDLKQILDGGETNYISATLALYLDLFNVFQSLLALLGIMGGERD; encoded by the coding sequence ATGAACACACAAGTCACCCAGATCCGCACCGGCGGCTATGGCATATCGCAAGAAGAGCGCAACCGCGTGCTGCGCAACACCTACTGGCTGCTGGCGCTGAGCCTGCTGCCCACCGTGCTCGGCGCATGGCTGGGCGTGGCCACGGGCATCACCGAGTCGCTGCGCGGCGGGCTGGGGCTGATCGTCTTCGTTGGCGGCGCCTTCGGCTTCATGTTCGCCATCGAGAAGACCAAGAACTCGGCCGCCGGCGTGGCCGTGCTGCTGGGCTTCACCTTCTTCATGGGCCTGATGCTCTCGCGCATGATCGGCATGGTGCTGGGCTTCAAGAACGGCACCGACCTGATCATGACCGCCTTTGCCGGCACGGCCGGCGTGTTCTTCGTCATGGCCAGCCTGGCCACGGTGATCAAGCGCGACCTCTCGGGCATGGGCAAGTGGCTGTTCGTGGGCGCGCTGGTGCTGATGGTGGGCGCCATCGTCAACGTGTTCGTCGGCTCGTCGGCAGGCATGATGGCCATCTCGGTGGCCGCCATCGGCATCTTCAGTGCCTACATGCTGTATGACCTGAAGCAGATCCTGGACGGCGGCGAGACCAACTACATCAGCGCCACGCTGGCCCTGTACCTGGACTTGTTCAACGTGTTCCAGAGCCTGCTGGCCCTGCTGGGCATCATGGGCGGCGAGCGCGACTGA